One Microbacterium trichothecenolyticum DNA window includes the following coding sequences:
- a CDS encoding PadR family transcriptional regulator, with protein MSPVFSHGDLRLYILSLLDEAPRHGYDLMQALTDRTGGTYSPSAGTIYPRLAKLEEEGLVTKTVDGRKTVYEITDAGRTEVADRSGDLEGIRAGLADSVRLIADEVRGSVRDAMRSLRADLAAAARDERDHSPSVPADDTRARSREQLSRADAAINEFRGRVRSELRAHVARGGELVASGVDEIEAALRQASEAASRAMRG; from the coding sequence ATGAGCCCCGTCTTCTCGCACGGCGACCTGCGCCTGTACATCCTGAGCCTGCTCGACGAAGCCCCGCGCCACGGCTACGACCTCATGCAGGCACTGACCGATCGCACCGGTGGCACCTACTCGCCCTCCGCCGGCACCATCTACCCCCGCCTGGCCAAGCTCGAGGAGGAGGGGCTGGTGACCAAGACCGTCGACGGCCGCAAGACCGTCTACGAGATCACGGATGCCGGGCGCACCGAGGTCGCGGACCGCTCCGGCGACCTCGAGGGCATTCGGGCGGGCCTCGCCGACAGCGTGCGCCTCATCGCCGACGAGGTGCGCGGGAGTGTTCGCGACGCCATGCGGAGCCTGCGCGCCGATCTCGCCGCCGCCGCCCGCGACGAGCGGGATCACTCCCCGTCCGTCCCCGCCGACGACACTCGCGCCCGCAGCCGTGAGCAGCTCTCCCGCGCCGATGCGGCGATCAACGAGTTCCGCGGCCGGGTACGCTCCGAGCTTCGCGCGCACGTGGCTCGCGGCGGCGAGCTCGTGGCATCCGGGGTCGACGAGATCGAGGCGGCGCTGCGCCAGGCGTCCGAAGCAGCCTCCCGCGCAATGCGCGGCTGA
- a CDS encoding universal stress protein yields the protein MTDLPRPAASGPVIAGVVPGQSPRVVQEAARYAALAYTELVVAHVDTTRFVAFEDPDGYVHPSTVDLAGAAARAALEEVQRAADAALAGSTAAWRVRQVFGDPALALMGLADEVGASLLVVGTRKRGLGESLREFLTGSVAARLTHRQHRPVLVVPVDEPAGPDEHLPWEG from the coding sequence ATGACCGATCTCCCTCGCCCCGCGGCATCCGGTCCCGTCATCGCGGGGGTCGTGCCGGGGCAGTCTCCCCGCGTCGTGCAGGAGGCGGCGCGCTACGCCGCCCTGGCGTACACCGAACTCGTCGTCGCCCACGTCGACACCACCCGCTTCGTGGCCTTCGAGGACCCCGACGGCTACGTGCACCCGTCGACCGTCGATCTGGCGGGGGCCGCGGCGCGAGCCGCCCTCGAAGAGGTACAGCGTGCCGCCGACGCGGCCCTCGCCGGCAGCACCGCCGCGTGGCGCGTTCGACAGGTGTTCGGTGACCCCGCTCTCGCGCTCATGGGTCTCGCCGACGAGGTGGGGGCGTCGCTGCTGGTGGTGGGAACGCGCAAGCGGGGGCTGGGGGAGTCGTTGCGGGAGTTCCTCACCGGTTCCGTCGCCGCCCGGCTGACCCACCGTCAGCATCGTCCGGTGCTGGTGGTTCCCGTGGACGAGCCGGCCGGCCCCGACGAGCACCTGCCCTGGGAGGGGTGA
- the purM gene encoding phosphoribosylformylglycinamidine cyclo-ligase, whose product MASAPHENPYSVAGVDTAAGDLAVELMKSAVRRTHGPEVLGGVGGFAGLFDASALRDYAKPLLATSTDGVGTKVAIAQAIDKHDTIGEDLVGMVVDDIVVVGARPLFMTDYIACGKVVPQRIADIVAGIARGCSATGTALVGGETAEHPGLLGIDDYDVAGAATGVVEADRVLGADRVKSGDVVLALASSGLHSNGYSLVRHIITGAGIAYGSLSADLGGTWGEALLEPTRLYTSPLLRLLDDEAVGTGIHSLSHVTGGGIAANLARVLPQNTWVDVDRSTWSPSPVFRVLADLGGLELTATEGTWNLGIGFLAVVAPEIADAAIAALQADGIATWQVGVVRDDIRPEGDYEQGAKGVDGGAVRLVGTYADAGTPANGAK is encoded by the coding sequence GTGGCCTCAGCTCCCCACGAAAACCCGTACTCCGTCGCAGGCGTCGACACCGCCGCCGGAGATCTCGCCGTCGAACTGATGAAGTCGGCCGTGCGCCGTACCCACGGACCCGAGGTGCTCGGTGGCGTGGGCGGCTTCGCCGGTCTCTTCGACGCCTCCGCTCTGCGCGATTACGCCAAGCCGCTGCTCGCGACGAGCACCGACGGCGTCGGCACGAAGGTCGCCATCGCCCAGGCGATCGACAAGCACGACACCATCGGCGAAGACCTCGTCGGCATGGTCGTCGACGACATCGTCGTGGTGGGCGCTCGTCCGCTCTTCATGACCGACTACATCGCGTGCGGCAAGGTCGTGCCGCAGCGCATCGCCGACATCGTCGCCGGCATCGCGCGCGGGTGCTCTGCCACCGGCACCGCGCTGGTCGGTGGCGAGACCGCCGAACACCCGGGTCTGCTCGGCATCGACGACTACGACGTCGCGGGAGCGGCGACCGGCGTGGTCGAGGCCGACCGCGTGCTGGGTGCTGACCGGGTCAAGAGCGGCGACGTGGTGCTGGCGCTGGCCTCCAGCGGCCTGCACTCCAACGGCTACTCGCTCGTTCGCCACATCATCACGGGCGCGGGCATCGCCTACGGCTCCCTCTCCGCCGACCTCGGCGGCACCTGGGGCGAAGCGCTGCTCGAGCCCACGCGCCTGTACACCTCGCCGCTGCTGCGCCTGCTCGACGACGAGGCCGTGGGCACCGGCATCCACTCGCTCAGCCACGTCACCGGTGGCGGCATCGCGGCCAACCTCGCGCGCGTGCTGCCGCAGAATACGTGGGTCGATGTCGACCGCTCGACATGGAGCCCCTCGCCGGTGTTCCGCGTGCTCGCCGATCTCGGCGGCCTCGAGCTGACCGCGACCGAGGGCACCTGGAACCTCGGCATCGGCTTCCTCGCCGTCGTCGCCCCCGAGATCGCGGATGCCGCGATCGCGGCGCTGCAGGCCGACGGCATCGCGACCTGGCAGGTCGGTGTCGTGCGCGATGACATCCGCCCCGAGGGCGACTACGAACAGGGCGCGAAGGGCGTCGACGGGGGCGCCGTGCGCCTGGTCGGAACCTACGCGGATGCCGGGACCCCGGCGAACGGAGCGAAGTAA
- a CDS encoding potassium transporter Trk has product MVEQPVPERPMYIRDGIERATVRRAPKYGVFLAAGAFLGILVALVLTVAIDGTDVSPYTQVVYSELQVFAFTALICVVAGVALAAIVALVFERVLGRRTRQVIVDHEQHEV; this is encoded by the coding sequence ATGGTCGAGCAGCCCGTTCCCGAACGACCGATGTACATCCGCGATGGCATCGAGAGGGCGACGGTGCGCCGCGCGCCCAAGTACGGCGTCTTCCTCGCGGCGGGTGCGTTCCTCGGCATCCTCGTCGCCCTCGTGCTCACGGTCGCCATCGACGGCACCGACGTCAGCCCCTACACGCAGGTCGTGTACTCGGAGCTGCAGGTGTTCGCCTTCACCGCTCTCATCTGCGTCGTCGCCGGTGTGGCCCTGGCCGCCATCGTGGCGCTGGTGTTCGAGCGGGTGCTCGGCCGGCGCACGCGGCAGGTCATCGTCGACCACGAGCAGCACGAGGTCTGA
- a CDS encoding MFS transporter produces the protein MTRRGAGMVALAAAAVVLLALTLRIAVASLSPLLTAIQRDFDVPAAVVGLIGMAPPAAFALAGMFAPSIERRIGLERLVLVAAALAAAMLVLRAVAVEAAGLLAATAGVFAAVGVANVLLPAVVKKYFPSRIGLMTTVYSSTMAVATFVPPLVAVPLAGAIGWRGSFLVWAAVAVAAVVPWVAMLLRARASHADEIEEPRASVLARVVRVPQTWALVVTFAVNSSAAYGLFAWLPPLLVDVAGVGAVQAGGLLALFSFMGMPVALVVPVIVSRVRRTTPFYAVAVVCGLVGVAGLLLAPAAATTLWVVLVGLVPLMFPMVLVLFGMRTRSHDTAVALSGFVQSVGYGLAALMPLAIGVTHEITGGWTAGIVLLGAAVLCIIPAAVVVSRNETIEQAWERRTGRTW, from the coding sequence TTGACCCGCCGCGGGGCGGGGATGGTCGCGCTCGCTGCGGCCGCCGTCGTCCTGCTCGCATTGACGCTGCGCATCGCGGTCGCGTCGCTGTCGCCGCTGTTGACGGCGATCCAACGCGACTTCGACGTGCCGGCCGCCGTCGTCGGGCTCATCGGCATGGCACCGCCGGCGGCGTTCGCGCTGGCGGGGATGTTCGCCCCGTCCATCGAGCGACGTATCGGATTGGAACGTCTGGTGCTGGTGGCAGCGGCGCTCGCCGCGGCGATGCTCGTGCTGCGGGCGGTCGCGGTCGAGGCGGCCGGGCTCTTGGCGGCGACGGCGGGTGTGTTCGCTGCCGTCGGTGTGGCCAACGTGCTGCTCCCGGCCGTGGTGAAGAAGTACTTCCCGTCTCGCATCGGGCTGATGACCACGGTGTACTCCTCGACGATGGCGGTCGCGACCTTCGTGCCGCCGCTGGTCGCGGTCCCTCTCGCGGGGGCGATCGGCTGGCGCGGTTCGTTCCTGGTGTGGGCGGCGGTCGCCGTCGCGGCCGTCGTTCCCTGGGTGGCGATGCTGCTGCGCGCTCGCGCGTCGCACGCCGACGAGATCGAGGAGCCGCGTGCGTCGGTGCTGGCGAGGGTCGTGCGGGTGCCGCAGACCTGGGCGCTGGTCGTCACGTTCGCGGTCAACTCATCTGCCGCCTACGGGCTGTTCGCCTGGCTCCCGCCCCTGCTCGTCGACGTCGCGGGAGTGGGTGCCGTGCAGGCCGGCGGACTGCTCGCGCTGTTCTCGTTCATGGGCATGCCCGTCGCCCTCGTGGTGCCGGTGATCGTCAGCCGCGTTCGTCGGACGACGCCGTTCTACGCCGTCGCGGTCGTGTGCGGGCTCGTCGGAGTCGCCGGGCTGCTGCTCGCACCGGCCGCCGCAACGACCCTCTGGGTCGTGCTGGTCGGACTCGTGCCCCTGATGTTCCCGATGGTGCTGGTGCTGTTCGGGATGCGCACCCGCTCGCACGACACCGCCGTTGCTCTCAGCGGGTTCGTGCAGAGCGTCGGTTACGGGCTCGCCGCGCTCATGCCGCTGGCGATCGGGGTCACGCACGAGATCACCGGCGGTTGGACCGCGGGGATCGTCCTGCTCGGCGCAGCGGTGCTGTGCATCATTCCCGCCGCGGTCGTCGTCTCGCGGAACGAAACGATCGAGCAGGCGTGGGAACGGCGCACCGGCCGCACCTGGTGA
- a CDS encoding DUF559 domain-containing protein, which yields MASLPSDPVEFVRGAGGVVRSVRLKDEGLSWRAVADAVAAGRLLRIRRSWLALPDADASLRAAARGGVVVSCLSAAEHLGLWVARPRGAHVAASPHAGRVEVAAGTRVHRAHPVVPRHPDALVDSVENVLVLVATCIPREEAVIVWESALNKQMASAESLSRLALPGRARSLLDEVQPFADSGLESIVIFRLRWMKVRLLPQAFLHGHRVDLLIGERLVLQIDGAHHVGEQRAEDIRHDALLTLNGYHVIRVGYRQIVDDWPSVQYLISRAIAQGLHLARKR from the coding sequence ATGGCATCCCTCCCGTCTGATCCGGTCGAGTTCGTTCGAGGGGCAGGCGGGGTCGTCCGCAGCGTGCGGTTGAAGGACGAGGGGCTGTCCTGGCGAGCGGTTGCGGACGCCGTCGCTGCGGGGCGGCTTCTTCGTATCCGCCGGTCGTGGCTCGCCTTACCGGATGCCGATGCGTCGCTGCGCGCGGCCGCTCGCGGGGGCGTCGTGGTCTCCTGTCTGAGCGCTGCCGAACATCTCGGCCTCTGGGTCGCCCGGCCCCGCGGGGCGCACGTCGCGGCGTCGCCGCACGCCGGTCGCGTGGAGGTGGCGGCCGGTACGCGCGTTCACCGAGCGCATCCCGTCGTGCCGCGGCATCCCGATGCGCTGGTGGACTCGGTGGAGAACGTGCTCGTCCTCGTCGCTACGTGCATACCCCGCGAAGAGGCCGTGATCGTCTGGGAATCGGCACTCAACAAGCAGATGGCATCCGCCGAGTCGCTCTCCCGCCTGGCCTTGCCCGGCCGCGCTCGGTCGCTCCTCGACGAGGTGCAGCCCTTCGCCGACTCCGGCCTGGAGAGCATCGTGATCTTCCGTCTTCGGTGGATGAAGGTGCGCCTTCTGCCGCAGGCCTTTCTCCACGGTCACCGCGTCGACCTGCTGATCGGCGAAAGGCTCGTCCTGCAGATCGACGGCGCGCATCACGTGGGCGAGCAACGGGCCGAAGACATCCGTCACGACGCCCTCCTCACGCTCAACGGGTATCACGTGATCCGCGTCGGCTATCGCCAGATCGTCGACGACTGGCCGAGCGTGCAGTATCTGATCTCGCGCGCTATCGCGCAGGGCCTGCACCTCGCGCGTAAGCGATGA
- a CDS encoding DUF3073 domain-containing protein: MGRGRQKAKNTKIARELKYDTYSVNYSALERELGAPESGEDAYVDKWADQYSDEYEDEKA; the protein is encoded by the coding sequence ATGGGGCGTGGCCGTCAGAAGGCGAAGAACACCAAGATCGCCCGTGAGCTGAAGTACGACACCTACTCGGTGAACTACTCGGCTCTCGAGCGCGAGCTGGGCGCACCCGAATCGGGTGAAGACGCGTACGTCGACAAGTGGGCCGACCAGTACAGCGACGAGTACGAAGACGAGAAGGCGTAA
- a CDS encoding zinc-binding alcohol dehydrogenase, protein MTGGQPEWVIREDAAKSVLVALYLRQVLGIRSPEELPALRRVPPPVVRDETDAAHAQLEREWRVFWAMAVEPQAHPSPVPLELVDGFEGLVARPVDGADALRRAISSHADDAVDFARLAHDRYARESAARPGVSYRAYASAIAAHERAVGRRAHSFELNVQVLPLAQRGVWWIGSLTVAVTDGLRGDVAAFDSAIHPIIAELA, encoded by the coding sequence ATGACGGGCGGCCAGCCGGAGTGGGTGATCCGCGAGGACGCGGCGAAGTCGGTGCTGGTCGCGCTGTATCTGCGGCAGGTGCTCGGCATCCGCTCACCGGAGGAGCTCCCCGCTCTGCGCCGCGTGCCGCCGCCGGTCGTCCGAGACGAGACGGATGCCGCGCACGCGCAACTCGAACGCGAGTGGCGCGTCTTCTGGGCGATGGCCGTCGAGCCTCAGGCGCATCCCTCGCCGGTGCCGCTGGAGCTCGTCGACGGTTTCGAGGGCCTCGTCGCACGGCCGGTGGACGGCGCGGACGCACTGCGGCGCGCCATCTCCTCGCATGCCGACGACGCCGTCGACTTCGCCCGGCTCGCGCACGACCGCTATGCACGGGAGTCGGCCGCGCGGCCGGGGGTGTCGTACCGGGCCTACGCGAGCGCAATCGCCGCGCACGAGAGGGCGGTGGGCCGCCGGGCGCACTCCTTCGAGCTGAACGTGCAGGTGCTGCCGCTGGCTCAGCGCGGGGTGTGGTGGATCGGATCGCTCACGGTGGCCGTCACCGATGGCCTGCGCGGTGACGTGGCGGCGTTCGACTCCGCGATCCACCCGATCATCGCGGAGCTCGCCTGA
- the purF gene encoding amidophosphoribosyltransferase, with translation MCGIVGMAGQGPVNQEIYDALLLLQHRGQDSTGMATAESSGVFHIHKARGQVREAFRTRDMRALLGDIGLGHVRYATKGTASNEEEAQPFYVNAPYGIVLVHNGNLTNTRELTRELFSKDRRHLNTSSDTELLVNILGSELQSEITGPDLDPAQVFRAVGRVHERVEGSYASIALIAGYGLLAFRDPFGIRPLILGKRPAAQVPGGEPRDEYIVASESLVLENAGFEVVRDIEPGEAVFISLDGTLHAQQCAVNPTLAPCSFEYVYLARPDSVMNGVSVYETRLRMGERLADTVAKYTPAGSIDVVMPIPDSARPAAMQVARKLGIEYREGFYKNRYVGRTFIMPGQAVRKKSVRQKLNAMSTEFQGKNVLLVDDSIVRGTTSREIIQMARDAGAKSVTFASAAPPVRFPHVYGINMPSRHELVAHGRTIPEIAEELGCDYLVYQEVEDLKAAIMEGTDLVDLDMSCFDGRYVTGTVSEEYLAWVEGSQES, from the coding sequence ATGTGCGGCATCGTCGGCATGGCCGGGCAGGGCCCGGTCAATCAGGAGATCTACGACGCGCTCCTCCTCCTCCAGCACCGGGGACAGGACTCCACGGGTATGGCCACGGCGGAGTCCAGCGGCGTCTTCCACATCCACAAGGCCCGGGGTCAGGTGCGCGAGGCGTTCCGCACCCGCGACATGCGGGCCCTCCTCGGCGACATCGGCCTCGGGCACGTGCGCTACGCCACCAAGGGCACCGCGTCGAACGAGGAAGAGGCACAGCCCTTCTACGTCAACGCGCCCTACGGCATCGTGCTCGTGCACAACGGCAACCTGACGAACACGCGCGAGCTCACCCGCGAGCTGTTCAGCAAGGACCGTCGTCACCTCAACACCAGCAGCGACACCGAGCTGCTTGTGAACATCCTCGGCTCCGAGCTGCAGTCCGAGATCACCGGACCCGACCTCGACCCCGCACAGGTGTTCCGCGCGGTCGGCCGCGTGCACGAGCGCGTCGAGGGCTCCTACGCCTCGATCGCCCTCATCGCCGGCTACGGTCTGCTCGCCTTCCGCGACCCGTTCGGCATCCGTCCCCTGATCCTCGGAAAGCGCCCCGCGGCCCAGGTGCCCGGCGGCGAGCCGCGCGACGAGTACATCGTGGCATCCGAGTCTCTCGTGCTCGAGAACGCCGGCTTCGAGGTCGTCCGCGACATCGAGCCCGGAGAGGCCGTGTTCATCAGCCTCGACGGCACGCTGCACGCGCAGCAGTGCGCGGTGAACCCGACGCTCGCGCCGTGTTCGTTCGAGTACGTCTACCTCGCCCGTCCCGACTCGGTCATGAACGGCGTCTCGGTGTACGAGACGCGCTTGCGCATGGGCGAGCGCCTGGCCGACACGGTCGCCAAGTACACCCCGGCGGGGTCGATCGACGTGGTCATGCCGATCCCCGACTCCGCGCGCCCGGCGGCGATGCAGGTGGCCCGCAAGCTCGGCATCGAGTACCGCGAGGGCTTCTACAAGAACCGCTACGTCGGTCGCACCTTCATCATGCCGGGCCAGGCGGTGCGCAAGAAGAGCGTGCGTCAGAAGCTGAACGCCATGTCGACGGAGTTCCAGGGCAAGAACGTCCTGCTCGTCGATGACTCGATCGTGCGCGGTACGACCAGCCGCGAGATCATCCAGATGGCTCGGGATGCCGGGGCCAAGAGCGTGACGTTCGCCTCCGCCGCACCTCCCGTGCGCTTTCCCCACGTGTACGGCATCAACATGCCCTCGCGCCACGAGCTCGTCGCCCACGGCCGCACGATCCCCGAGATCGCCGAAGAGCTGGGCTGCGACTACCTGGTGTACCAGGAGGTCGAGGATCTCAAGGCCGCCATCATGGAGGGAACCGACCTGGTCGACCTCGACATGAGCTGCTTCGACGGTCGCTACGTCACCGGCACCGTGTCGGAGGAGTACCTCGCCTGGGTCGAGGGCAGCCAGGAGTCTTGA